From Massilia sp. WG5:
GTCGATGGCGTTCCGGCCGCAATTCGATATTCCAGCGCGCCGTCAACGGCTGGCTGGCGTCGCCGTCGGGGCATTGGCGGGCGTGGTCGGTGGCGTTTCTTCGCTCACCGGACCGGTCGTGATCGCCTATCTGTCGGCGCTGAAACTCGAGCGCGAGGATTTCATCGGCTGCATCAGCGTGATTTACCTGTTCAGCGCCATCCCGCTGTACGCGTCGCTGGCGGCCCATGGCCGGCTGGGTGCGAGTGAACTGGCGGTGTCGCTGGTCGGCCTGCTCCCGATGGCGTGCGGACTGTTGATCGGCAAATGGTTGCGCGGTTTTTTCAGCGAGTTGTGGTTTCGGAGAACCATCCTTGCTTTCCTGGCTGTCAGCGCAGCCGCCTTGCTGTTGCAGGCGACTGAGCTGACCCATGCGCCCCCCAGCGCGAATTTCAAATTCTGGAATAAATGATGTTTGATCATAATGAGACACTCGAAGAGGCGCGCAAGCGCAATGTCCGCGACGCCCTGCTGGAAGACTTGGGACGCGGCGACTGGACCGCACAGCTGGTGCCGGCAGACCAGCTGATGACGGCGCAGGTGGTGGCCAAGCAAGCCGCGGTGGTGTGCGGCCAGCCATGGTTCGAGGACTGCGTTCATGCGCTCGACCGGGCGCCACGGTCGACTGCTCTGTGCCGAGGGCGCCAGCGTCGCCGCGGGACCACTCTGTGCCGGATCGGCGGCAATGCGCGCGCCATCCTCAGCGCCGAGCGCTCGGCACTGAACTTCCTGCAGATGCTGTCGGCGGTGGCGACCCGGGCCCGTGGCTACGCGGACGTGATCGCCGGGTGTCGCCGAACCCGAACGGTTGCGTGGTGCTCGATACCCGCAAGACTTTGCCCGGATTGCGCCAGGCGCAGAAATATGCGGTGCGGATCGGCGGCGGCGCCAACCACCGGATGGCGCTGTGGACGGGATCCTGATCAAGGAAAATCATATCGCCGCAGCCGGCGGCATTGCCGCGGCGCTTGCCGCGGCGCGTGCGCTCGACGCCAGCGTCCCGATCCAGATCGAGGTGGAAAGCCTGGACGAGCTGGAACAGGCCCTGGCCGCAGGCGCGACCAGCGTCCTGCTCGACGATTTCGAGCTGGAGGACATGCACCGCGCCTACGCCTGAATGCCGGGCGCGCGTTGCTCGAAGTGTCCGGCGGGGTGAGCCTGGAGACGCTGCGCGCGATTGCCGCCACCGGCGTCGACCGCATATCGAGCGGCAAACTGACCAAGGACGTCAGCGCCATCGACCTGTCGCTACGGGTGCTCCAATGAGCCTGATCGATGCCCACAAGGCCGCTCCCCAAGCACCTATGGAAGGCCCGGCAACCCCTGATGGAATGACACCGCTGCGTATCGCGCACGTGCGCGACGTGGCGGAGGGTATCCGCAGCTTCGAGCTGGTCCACCCGATGGCGCGCAGCTGCCGGTCTTTACGCCCGTTCGCACATCAAGATCGGGTGCGAACGGCGCCATCCGCAAGTACTCGCTGTGCAACGACCCGGCCGAGCGCGGCCGCTACGTCATCGCCGTCAAGCGCGACGAGCGCGGGCAGGGCGGCTCGATCAGCCTGGTCGACGACGCCAGGGTCGGGACACCTTGCTGGCCTCGGTGCCCGAGAACGCATTTCCGTCGTGGAAACCGCCCCATCCTATATTTTCATCGCCGGCGGGATCGGCATCACGCCGATCATGTCGATGATCGCCTCCATGGGCGAGCTGCCTGCCGCGCCCTGGAAACTGTACTATTTCACGCGCTCGCCCGAAACCCACCGCGTTCCTGGAGGAACTGAACGCACCGGAACTGCGCGGACGTGTCCATGTGCACCACGACCATGGCGACCGGCGCGCGTCGTTCGACCTGTGGCCGTGCTGGAACGGTCGAGCGGGGCCCATGTGTACTGCTGCGGCCCGCAGGGCTGATGGACGCGGTGCGCGACATGTCCGGCCATTGGCCGCATTCGAACATTCACTTCGAAAGCTTCGCCGACGGCAGCCGGCCACGGCCCGACGACACGCCGTTCGTGGTGCAGCTGGCAAAATCCGGCCGCAGCCTCGAGGTACCGGTCGGCAAATCGATCCTCGACGTGCTACGCGAAAGTGGCTGCGACGTGGCGTCGTCATGCGAAAGCGGCACCTGCGGCTCGTGCCGCACCGGCTTGCTGGCGGGCGAAGCGGATCATCGCGACATGGTGTTGATGCCGAGGAAATGGAGTCGCAGATCATGGTGTGCGTGTCGCGCGCCAGGTCGGCCGAACTGGTGCTGGACCTGTGATCATGGGACAACGCCGACTCCGCCTGGAGTGGCCGGCCTTGGCCGTGCCTTCACGCTGATGTTGCCGACCCTGGGCGCCGATCCCCG
This genomic window contains:
- a CDS encoding sulfite exporter TauE/SafE family protein, whose protein sequence is MIDAQATVSMTDLLSSFGSSNLAGLAIVAGVAAAFVAGGIVKGILGVGLPLVMVPALSLVMPTPQAISLLAIPVLAANLWQAIDSGVAIGRLRRFFPLLVALVGATLVTVPLALAMPSGMLTLMVALAVLLAALSMAFRPQFDIPARRQRLAGVAVGALAGVVGGVSSLTGPVVIAYLSALKLEREDFIGCISVIYLFSAIPLYASLAAHGRLGASELAVSLVGLLPMACGLLIGKWLRGFFSELWFRRTILAFLAVSAAALLLQATELTHAPPSANFKFWNK